From one Humulus lupulus chromosome 8, drHumLupu1.1, whole genome shotgun sequence genomic stretch:
- the LOC133793570 gene encoding uncharacterized protein LOC133793570 produces the protein MAANHKLIHKKEFRSWFHKKIYDLHQLGSLEHADELLALASGSDLLAYSYQACIVNGVRFVSYNRDQNRITQNSGVCVAGTEGFNYYGQLEEILQLSFTGSYSVVLFRCKWFNTDPKKKKTITVNNITSINVSGEWYKDEPFILASQAKQVFYIDDLVRGRDWKVVQEVNHRQVWDFPDASDMIADVDVVHDTNSSNFVLTVDLEELVVQQSDVPATQVNTAHRPSLVVQEDDGFINDNEDDMADSVEEAED, from the exons ATGGCTGCCAATCATAAATTGATACATAAGAAAGAGTTTCgttcatggtttcataagaag atatatgacttgcaccaacttgggtcattagagcatgctgatgaattactagctttagcatctgggtcagatctatTGGCTTACTCCTaccaagcatgtatagtgaacgGAGTTCGATTTGTCTCATACAATCGAGATCAGAATCGaattacacaaaatagtggagtgtgtgttgctggaacagaaggttttaactattacgggcaacttgaagaaatactccagctgtcttttactggttcttattcggtggtattatttcgatgtaaatggttcaatacagatccgaaaaaaaagaaaaccatcactgtaaataatattactagtatcaatgttagcggtgaatggtataaagatgaaccgttcatactagctagtcaagcaaaacaagtattctacatcgatgatctcgttagaggacgagattggaaagttgtccaagaagtgaatcatcggcaagtttgggactttccagatgcttcagatatgattgctgatgttgatgttgtacatgacaccaaCTCATCGAATTTTGTTTTGACTGTGGATCTCGAAGAGTTGGTTGTTCAGCAATCTGATGTACCAGCGACTCAAGTCAACACGGCCCATCGACCTTCTTTAGTTGTTCAAGAAGATGATGGATTTATTAATGACAATGAAGATGATATGGCAGACAGTGTAGAAGAAGCAGAAGATTAG
- the LOC133795138 gene encoding uncharacterized protein LOC133795138 produces MPIDKSWTSLRKRNCDAYWNGLQAFLRMAKEHVDCDGRILCPCVRCLNVKLQTIDTVEAHVFDKGFQQSYQKWVYHGEVEASVANEVVEENEDVDEMVDVVDDFILPTNVEEADGVSGSRMGQYYDELFDEIEAELYPGCDWISSLNFLAKLMHLKVRGKWPNNSFDELLKLLKFAFPKDNKIPPTHYEAKKKLSKLGLGYQSIHVCKYDCSLFYNEHASKDSCHVCGSSRWVNEKKKGKKVPHKVMRYFPLTPRLKRMYSSRHTANDMLWHHTGRSIEDGVMRHPVDGSAWKDFDATHPDFAKDPRNVRLGLAADGFNPFGNMSLSYSMWPVILMNYNLPPWLCMKEEYFMLTLLIPGSKSPGKDMDVFLRPLVDELKQLWINGVDTRDGTRNELFKMRAALLWTINDFPARSSLSGWSGQGFKACPTCNEDTTSIRVIGKTSYVGHRRFLRSNHKYRRDKEFDGKVEKRNPPQQFTCQQVLDQVNALPLQVSGKHDRFGGVKRKRGAGESNWRKKSIFYELD; encoded by the coding sequence ATGCCGATCGATAAGAGTTGGACGTCATTAAGGAAGCGTAactgtgatgcttattggaacggtctccaagccttcttgagaatggcaaaagaacACGTAGACTGTGATGGGAGAATTTTATGCCCGTGTGTGAGGTGCCTGAATGTTAAACTACAAACTATAGATACAGTGGAGGCTCATGTCTTTGACAAGGGTTTTCAACAGAGTTATCAAAAGTGGGTTTACCACGGTGAGGTGGAAGCTAGTGTCGCCAATGAGGTAGTTGAGGAGAATGAAGATGTAGACGAGATGGTTGACGTCGTTGATGATTTCATCTTACCGACAAATGTAGAGGAAGCAGATGGTGTGTCTGGCAGTCGAATGggacagtattatgacgagttgttcgacgagattgaagctgagttgtatccgggttgtgattggatatcatccttaaactttttggcgaagttgatgcatttgaaagttagagggaagtggccaaataactctttcgatgaattgttgaagttactaaaatttgcatttccgaaagataataaaattccccCAACACACTATGAGGCGAAAAAGAAGTTGAGTAAGTTAGGGTTGGGATATCAATCAATCCATGTGTGTAAATATGATTGTtccttattttataatgagcatgcaagcaaagattcatgtcatgtgtgtgggagtagccgatgggtcaatgaaaagaagaaggggaaaaaggttccacacaaggtgatgcgttactttccgttgactcCCAGATTAAAGCGAATGTACAGTTCAAGACATACAGCTAATGACATGTTATGGCATCATACTGGGAGATCAATAGAAGATGGGGTGATGCGTCATCCGGTTGACGGGTCTGCATGGAAAGACTTTGATGCCACTCATCCTGATTTTGCAAAAGATCCTAGAAATGTTCGTCTAGGCTTGGCTGCTGATGGGTTTAATCCTTTTGGCAACATGAGCTtatcatacagcatgtggcctgtgattttGATGAACTACAATCTCCCCCCTTGGCTATGCATGAAGGAAGAGTATTTTATGCTAACTCTGCTTATTCCTGGGTCAAAATCACCGGGtaaagacatggatgtatttctaagacccttggtggatgagttaaaaCAATTGTGGATTAACGGAGTCGACACAAGAGATGGCACAAGGAATGAATTGTTCAAGATGCGTGCAGCCCTTCTGTGGACAATTAACGATTTCCCTGCTCGTAGTAGCTTGTCTGGTTGGAGCGGGCAAGGGTTTAAAGCATGTCCAACGTGCAATGAAGACACCACTTCCATtcgagtgattggtaagacatcgTATGTCGGTCATAGGCGATTCTTGAGGAGTAATCATAAGTATAGAAGGGACAAGGAATTTGATGGCAAAGTTGAGAAAAGAAATCCTCCACAACAGTTTACTTGTCAACAAGTTTTAgatcaagtcaatgctttaccGCTTCAAGTGTCTGGTAAACATGACAGATTTGGGGGGGTGAAGCGCAAGCGAGGTGCAGGGgaaagtaattggaggaaaaaaagtattttctatGAACTTGATTAG